The Candidatus Glassbacteria bacterium genomic sequence CGATTCCGCTCCCGACCAAGCGGACGATCGTCACGGTGAATCGCTCGCCCCACGTGGACAAGAAGTCCAGAGAGCAGTTCCAGACCAAGGTTCATAAGCGGATAATTGACATCCATAACTCCACGTCCAAGACGGTGGATGCCCTAATGAAGCTGGATTTGCCA encodes the following:
- the rpsJ gene encoding 30S ribosomal protein S10; its protein translation is LDKSTEKIVRTAKNTGALVSGPIPLPTKRTIVTVNRSPHVDKKSREQFQTKVHKRIIDIHNSTSKTVDALMKLDLP